In Candidatus Nanosynbacter lyticus, one genomic interval encodes:
- the nusA gene encoding transcription termination factor NusA, translated as MEDLNIKQLTLAVRTIAEEKNLPEETVLSVIEQAIAAAWRRDNGTREQLVRANLNINSGAAVVSVVKTVVEDVENDINQISLEDAKKLDAAAEIDGEVTVETHNVTTFGRVAAQTAKQVILQRLREAEREVVLAEFEDKIGTVVIGTVQRVEPRVVRIELGKAVGIMPQSEQIPGEYYGVGRRIKVYIKDIEREGRGPQLILSRGNEEFVRFLFNQEVPEMETGAVEIKAIAREAGRRTKLAVASALPGVDPVGTFVGGHGARVQAVMNEIGEQEKIDIIPFEEDVAGFIANAMSPAEVISVTVNEEEKRATVYVSEDQQSIAIGRAGQNVRLASRLTGYELDIEAKTAVKSEPKPRKNIEDSLMSVVEEVAE; from the coding sequence GAAACAGTCTTAAGTGTGATTGAGCAGGCGATTGCGGCAGCTTGGCGTCGCGATAACGGTACGCGCGAGCAGTTGGTGCGGGCTAACTTAAATATCAATAGTGGCGCAGCTGTGGTTTCGGTGGTTAAAACTGTGGTCGAAGATGTCGAGAATGATATCAACCAAATTAGCCTGGAAGACGCTAAGAAGCTGGATGCTGCGGCTGAGATTGATGGTGAAGTAACGGTAGAGACTCACAATGTGACGACATTTGGTCGTGTGGCGGCTCAGACTGCTAAGCAGGTTATTTTGCAGCGTTTGCGTGAAGCTGAGCGTGAGGTAGTACTGGCTGAGTTTGAAGATAAAATTGGTACGGTCGTTATCGGTACGGTTCAACGAGTCGAGCCACGTGTGGTACGAATTGAGTTGGGTAAAGCCGTCGGTATTATGCCTCAGAGTGAGCAAATACCTGGCGAATATTATGGCGTTGGTCGTCGCATTAAGGTTTATATTAAGGATATTGAGCGCGAAGGTCGTGGCCCACAGTTAATCCTTAGCCGTGGCAATGAAGAGTTTGTACGCTTCCTGTTCAATCAAGAAGTGCCAGAGATGGAGACTGGTGCAGTTGAGATTAAGGCAATTGCCCGCGAAGCTGGTCGCCGCACCAAGTTGGCAGTAGCTTCTGCGCTGCCAGGTGTTGACCCAGTTGGTACGTTTGTTGGTGGTCATGGTGCTCGTGTTCAGGCTGTGATGAATGAAATTGGCGAGCAAGAGAAGATTGACATTATTCCATTTGAGGAAGATGTGGCCGGCTTTATTGCTAATGCCATGAGTCCAGCAGAGGTAATCAGCGTAACTGTAAATGAAGAAGAAAAGCGAGCAACGGTTTATGTTAGCGAGGACCAGCAATCAATCGCAATCGGTCGAGCTGGACAAAATGTTCGCTTGGCAAGTCGATTGACAGGATATGAACTTGACATTGAAGCGAAAACCGCTGTTAAGTCGGAGCCAAAACCTCGCAAGAATATCGAGGATAGCTTAATGAGCGTGGTTGAGGAGGTGGCGGAATAA
- a CDS encoding PIN/TRAM domain-containing protein — MKDFYSLIIIIMLLGLAAEIYFLAKPRRNSHAGETSMLVDTSVLMDGRVIELAKTGFLLGKVIVPRSVLSELQLLADGADHDKRERARFGMDVVKELKDILKSSFELYDDNERVPEGVDSRLLKLAKEMDAAVLTLDYNLNKVAQVDGVKVLNINELAKSLRMSYLPGDELDLELSQKGQDTHQAVGYLKDGTMVVVENAKRYIGQTKKIEIIRSLQTDAGKMMFAKLTVEPKKPAKQKSSVPKKRTNGRSKTSAQHEAELINLVNKQ; from the coding sequence ATGAAAGATTTTTACAGTTTAATAATAATTATAATGTTGCTTGGACTAGCTGCTGAGATTTATTTTTTGGCAAAACCGCGGCGCAATTCTCATGCCGGCGAGACTTCAATGTTGGTGGATACGTCAGTATTGATGGACGGGCGAGTAATTGAGTTGGCAAAGACAGGATTCTTGCTCGGTAAGGTGATTGTTCCGAGGAGTGTGTTGTCTGAGTTGCAATTATTGGCCGATGGCGCAGACCACGATAAACGGGAAAGGGCGCGGTTTGGTATGGATGTTGTGAAAGAGCTTAAAGATATACTGAAATCGTCATTTGAGCTGTATGACGATAATGAGCGTGTACCAGAGGGTGTTGATTCTCGACTGCTGAAATTAGCCAAGGAAATGGATGCGGCAGTGCTAACGCTTGATTATAACCTAAATAAGGTGGCGCAAGTTGACGGAGTTAAGGTACTTAATATCAATGAGCTGGCAAAGAGTCTGAGGATGAGCTACCTACCTGGTGATGAATTGGATTTGGAGTTGTCACAAAAGGGTCAAGATACTCATCAGGCGGTCGGCTATCTTAAGGATGGCACGATGGTGGTGGTTGAGAACGCTAAGCGATACATTGGTCAGACGAAGAAGATTGAGATTATCCGAAGCTTACAGACTGATGCTGGCAAAATGATGTTTGCTAAGCTTACTGTCGAACCAAAGAAACCTGCAAAGCAAAAGTCCAGTGTACCTAAAAAGCGCACAAATGGTCGTTCAAAAACATCAGCCCAGCACGAGGCTGAGCTGATTAATTTAGTTAATAAGCAGTAA
- the radA gene encoding DNA repair protein RadA — translation MAKSRSQFICQQCGASFSKWAGKCENCGEWNSLVEQVISSGGSSAVDKSAGRGKALKTASVREAVAESSLERLSTGIDDLDVVLGGGFLAGGVVLVAGQPGIGKSTLLAQVAAYIAGSKSVLYVSGEESISQVKLRAERLGAADSEKLQLASSNSAEDIAASIQQGGYDLVIVDSVQTISLSEISSAPGSVSQITNSSNVIIRAAKSSGTAVILVGHVTKEGSIAGPKILEHLVDVVLNFEGDRYGGFRVVRAQKNRYGSTNEAAIFEMDDQGLRIVKNPSAELLAERRNLDGSIVLATMEGARPLLVEIQALVNPTNFGYPKRTASGFDLNRLNLLVAVLEKRTKLKLADKDIYVNVVGGLKLNDPAADLAVAMAIASASAGRSLDEGAVVFGEIGLGGEVRSAINWQARIKEAKKLGFTYAIAPKVHKDKFIKGVSDMRQALIDYLQ, via the coding sequence ATGGCAAAATCTCGAAGTCAATTTATCTGTCAGCAGTGTGGTGCTAGTTTTTCAAAATGGGCAGGTAAGTGTGAAAATTGTGGGGAGTGGAATTCGTTGGTTGAGCAGGTTATTTCTTCAGGAGGTTCGTCTGCTGTCGATAAATCGGCTGGTCGCGGCAAAGCTTTAAAAACTGCTAGCGTTCGTGAAGCCGTGGCTGAATCTAGCCTAGAAAGATTAAGCACGGGAATTGATGACCTGGATGTGGTTTTAGGCGGTGGCTTTTTGGCTGGTGGCGTGGTTTTGGTGGCGGGTCAGCCGGGAATTGGAAAAAGTACTCTGCTAGCGCAGGTTGCAGCGTATATTGCTGGCTCAAAATCTGTTTTATATGTTAGTGGCGAGGAGTCGATTTCACAGGTCAAATTACGAGCAGAACGTTTGGGTGCGGCTGATTCGGAAAAGTTACAGCTAGCGTCTAGTAATAGTGCCGAGGATATTGCTGCGTCAATTCAGCAGGGCGGATATGATTTGGTGATTGTTGATTCGGTGCAGACTATTTCCTTGAGTGAAATTTCTTCAGCGCCAGGTTCGGTTAGCCAAATTACCAACTCTTCCAATGTCATCATTCGTGCCGCCAAATCTTCGGGTACGGCAGTGATTTTGGTAGGGCATGTTACTAAGGAAGGTTCGATTGCTGGGCCAAAGATATTAGAGCATCTGGTGGATGTTGTGCTGAATTTTGAAGGGGATCGTTATGGTGGTTTTCGAGTTGTTAGGGCGCAGAAAAATCGCTATGGTTCGACTAACGAGGCTGCAATTTTCGAGATGGACGATCAGGGTCTAAGAATTGTTAAGAATCCGTCGGCAGAGCTTTTAGCGGAGCGGCGGAATTTGGATGGCTCAATTGTGCTGGCGACTATGGAGGGTGCAAGGCCGCTGTTAGTTGAAATCCAAGCGCTGGTGAATCCGACAAATTTTGGATATCCTAAGCGCACGGCAAGCGGCTTTGATTTGAATCGGCTGAATTTGCTGGTGGCGGTCTTGGAGAAGCGTACAAAATTGAAATTGGCAGATAAGGATATTTATGTCAATGTAGTCGGTGGATTAAAATTGAACGATCCAGCGGCGGATTTGGCAGTAGCCATGGCAATTGCTAGCGCTAGCGCTGGTCGGAGTTTAGATGAGGGGGCTGTGGTGTTTGGCGAAATTGGTTTGGGCGGCGAAGTTCGCTCAGCGATCAATTGGCAGGCTCGAATCAAGGAAGCAAAGAAGTTAGGTTTCACTTACGCGATTGCTCCAAAAGTTCATAAAGATAAATTTATAAAAGGCGTCAGTGATATGCGACAGGCGTTGATTGACTATTTACAGTAA
- a CDS encoding ATP-dependent Clp protease ATP-binding subunit: protein MSEDFSELEPRLTETARASLERAGFLAHNEGRDYVGTEHILLGVLAQNSSLGAKILAENGVTLDRAEMVLNLTAKPLVVTVVKKGLSAEVAELIRTSWQLAVEFGQERIGTEHIVYGMLLQREARATKLLRDMNIDIEQLRGNLEDVFDKQQFESLQNDQTTTTKKSADLKILDKFGVDLTRRASEGFLDPVIGRAAEIQRMITILGRRSKNNPALIGEPGVGKTAVVEGLAQKIADNKVPEFLKGKRLFQLDLTAMIAGTKYRGQFEERLQKVLAVAKKHQEVILFIDELHLLVGAGSAEGSMDAANVLKPALARGEVRLIGATTFDEYRKHVEKDAALSRRFQAVTVAEPSPEEAVEMMRGLRDNLAKHHQVQIPDEMLIEAVDLSQRYVTERFLPDKAIDVIDEASSLLKSNSPRKLSRKDKLSRQIKRLAGRIDAAVEAENYQQAAEFKVQMRQLELQSDKLRNEVDSKPMLTEEYLRSAVSAMTNIPIDRLSLTQMRDLIQLEKRLSRSVLGQDEAIEQLARAIRRNKAGLSRQSGPLGSFIFLGPTGVGKTELARVLAREVFGGDDNLIKIDMSEFSERHTASRLIGAPAGYVGYDDGGKLTDKVRRQPYSVVLFDEIEKAHPDVLNLLLQILEDGKLSDSHGRTISFRQAIIILTSNVGAEQMVQDSELGFASSGQKKTSHTDRHNRNSRAALRELESFLRPELIGRFDGVITFKPLARSVVRKIFDNLTIDLIKAVERHEMTLDITPSTKRWLIDRGFDEQRGVRVLRRTIQSELADPLSDVLLSNKAKPGDILQAKIDKNKVMIDVKHA from the coding sequence ATGTCAGAGGATTTTTCTGAGCTAGAACCTCGTTTAACGGAAACAGCTCGCGCCAGTTTGGAGCGAGCGGGTTTTCTGGCGCATAATGAAGGCCGCGATTATGTCGGCACGGAGCATATTTTGCTTGGTGTATTGGCACAGAATTCGTCGCTTGGAGCTAAGATTTTAGCGGAAAATGGCGTGACGTTAGATAGGGCGGAAATGGTACTTAATCTGACGGCTAAGCCTTTGGTGGTTACGGTCGTAAAAAAGGGCTTAAGTGCTGAAGTGGCTGAGCTGATTCGTACGTCATGGCAATTGGCGGTTGAGTTTGGGCAGGAACGAATTGGTACGGAACATATTGTGTATGGTATGCTGTTGCAGCGTGAGGCGCGGGCAACTAAGCTACTGCGTGATATGAATATCGATATTGAGCAGCTGCGTGGAAATCTGGAAGATGTGTTTGACAAACAGCAATTTGAGTCGCTGCAGAATGATCAGACTACAACAACTAAGAAATCTGCCGATTTGAAGATTCTGGACAAATTTGGCGTGGATTTGACGCGGCGGGCCAGCGAGGGATTTTTAGATCCAGTGATTGGCCGGGCGGCGGAGATTCAGCGGATGATTACCATACTGGGGCGCCGCAGTAAGAATAATCCGGCGCTAATCGGCGAGCCGGGTGTCGGTAAAACTGCGGTAGTTGAAGGCTTGGCGCAAAAAATTGCCGATAATAAAGTGCCGGAGTTTTTGAAAGGCAAGCGGCTTTTTCAACTGGACTTGACGGCGATGATTGCCGGGACAAAATATCGCGGTCAATTCGAGGAGCGACTACAAAAAGTTTTGGCAGTTGCTAAGAAGCATCAGGAAGTCATTTTGTTCATCGACGAGTTGCACTTGCTGGTGGGCGCTGGATCGGCGGAAGGTTCGATGGACGCAGCTAACGTATTAAAGCCAGCATTGGCGCGCGGCGAAGTGCGGCTAATTGGCGCGACGACGTTTGATGAATATCGCAAGCATGTTGAGAAAGATGCTGCTTTGAGTCGGCGTTTCCAGGCAGTAACAGTGGCAGAGCCATCTCCAGAAGAGGCGGTGGAGATGATGCGAGGCTTGAGAGATAATCTTGCAAAACATCATCAAGTCCAGATTCCTGACGAAATGCTTATTGAAGCTGTCGATTTAAGTCAACGATATGTGACGGAGCGGTTTTTGCCGGATAAAGCGATTGATGTGATTGACGAGGCGTCTAGTCTATTGAAATCAAATTCGCCAAGAAAATTGTCTCGCAAGGATAAATTATCACGTCAAATCAAACGACTAGCTGGTAGGATTGATGCTGCTGTTGAGGCTGAAAATTATCAACAAGCCGCGGAATTTAAGGTGCAAATGCGACAGCTGGAATTGCAGTCTGATAAACTGAGAAACGAAGTCGATAGCAAACCTATGTTAACCGAGGAATATTTACGAAGTGCAGTTTCAGCGATGACGAATATTCCGATTGATAGATTATCGCTGACTCAAATGAGGGATTTAATCCAATTAGAGAAGCGCTTGAGTCGAAGTGTGCTTGGTCAAGATGAAGCAATTGAGCAATTAGCCCGGGCAATTCGGCGCAATAAAGCTGGCCTGAGTCGCCAAAGTGGGCCGTTAGGGTCATTTATTTTCCTCGGGCCGACTGGCGTGGGAAAGACTGAGCTGGCACGAGTATTGGCGCGGGAGGTTTTTGGCGGTGATGATAATTTGATTAAGATTGACATGAGTGAGTTTTCAGAGCGGCACACAGCTAGTCGGCTGATTGGTGCGCCAGCTGGCTATGTCGGTTATGATGATGGCGGCAAATTGACTGACAAGGTGCGGCGTCAGCCATATAGCGTGGTTTTGTTTGATGAGATTGAAAAGGCGCATCCTGACGTATTGAACTTGCTATTGCAGATTTTAGAAGATGGCAAATTGAGTGATTCTCATGGTCGGACGATTAGTTTCCGACAGGCGATTATCATTTTGACCAGTAACGTTGGCGCCGAGCAGATGGTCCAGGATTCAGAGTTGGGCTTTGCCTCGTCTGGGCAGAAAAAAACTTCCCATACGGATCGGCATAATCGCAATTCACGGGCAGCTTTACGCGAGTTGGAGAGTTTCTTGAGGCCAGAACTAATCGGTAGGTTTGACGGGGTGATTACGTTTAAGCCGCTGGCTAGGTCGGTGGTGCGAAAGATTTTTGACAATCTTACAATTGACCTAATCAAGGCAGTTGAGCGGCACGAAATGACGCTTGATATTACTCCATCCACCAAGCGTTGGCTGATTGACCGGGGTTTTGATGAGCAGCGCGGCGTGCGAGTTCTCAGGCGTACTATTCAGTCGGAGCTGGCGGATCCGCTCAGTGATGTTCTGTTGTCAAATAAAGCAAAGCCTGGCGATATTCTGCAGGCTAAAATTGATAAAAATAAGGTGATGATTGATGTCAAGCATGCGTAA